The uncultured Carboxylicivirga sp. genomic interval CACCGATAGTACCATAATTCATTTTACCTTTAAAATCATTAATGGTTGCAAAGCCTTTTTTATCCATCCAACTTTCTAACTCTGCCTTCATATTAGCAATTACTGCAGCACCATTTTTATAAATGGTTGAACAAACCTGTACTGTACTTGCTCCTGCTAATAATTGTTTGATAACTGCTTCACCATCGTGTATTCCTGTTGATGCAGATATATCAATATTATCAACTTTATCTGACATAATAGCAACCCAGCGTAAAGTATGTTGCATATCGTGTGGTGAACTAAAAACTTCCGATGAAGTAATAGTCATCTTATCAATATCAATATCAGGCTCATAAAAGCGATTAAACATCACTACTCCTTTTGCCCCCGATACAGATAATTTATTGACAACATTAACCAAGTTAGAAAAATACATTCCTAATTTTATTGAAATAGGAATACTTACTACTTTGCTTACATTTGTAATTACATCGTGATATAATTGCTCGTATTCAGCCGGATCGCTGTTTTTATCGGTATTAACCATAAATACATTCAATTCTAATGCATCGGCACCCGACTCCTGAATTTGTTGAGCAAAATCAACCCACTCATCAGCAGAAAAACAATTTATACTTGCAATAATCGGCACATCAAATTGTGCTTTTGCATTTTTGATTAATTGAAGATATTCACCTACAGCATTATCACGAGTATAACCTTTTATATAATCAATAGCTTCGGGATAATCTACCCCTTCTCCTTTATAAATTGCATTATTGATTTCAACGTTGATTTGCTCTTCGAAAAGTGATTTTAAGACAACCGCTCCTGCTCCTGCTTCAACTACTCTTGCAATTTTTTGAATACTGTTTGTTAAACCCGAGCTGCTTACTATAATTGGATTTTTAAGAGTTAATCCAAGATATTTAGTTTCTAAATTTGCCATTAGATATAATATTATAAGCTGTTTTTGACAGAAACAAATATAAAGAAATATGCTGCAGTCAAAAATTGAAATCAGTTTTTTGTACCCATGCTATCGTTAAATAGAATGATTTCAGTTTATCTATTTGCTGTAATTCCTTTTGCCAAAGATAGAACTACCCACTCGAACCATTGTACTACCTTCTTCAATTGCCAAAATAAAATCTCCTGACATGCCCATACTTATTTCAGTAAAATCATTATTGGTTGTAAAAACCTCTTGTTTTAACTCTTCGAATAAGTTTTTGAGCGATGCAAATTCCTTCCTGATCTGCGCTTCATCATCCGTATAAGTTGCCATCCCCATAAGTCCTTTGATGGTAACATGAGTGAGTTCTTCCAATGTTTTTTGATTCAAAATTTCAAGCAACTCTGATTTTGAAAAACCAAACTTGGTTTCTTCTTCGGCAATATGCATTTGCAATAAAACAGGTATCTTTCTATTATTCTTTAAACCTTCCTTATTGATCATTTTTAGCAATTTAATTGAATCAACACCATGAATCAATTGAACAAATGGAGCAATATACTTAACCTTGTTCGTTTGTAAATGACCAATCATATGCCATTGAATATCTTTGGGCAAACTCTCAT includes:
- a CDS encoding dihydroorotate dehydrogenase-like protein gives rise to the protein MANLETKYLGLTLKNPIIVSSSGLTNSIQKIARVVEAGAGAVVLKSLFEEQINVEINNAIYKGEGVDYPEAIDYIKGYTRDNAVGEYLQLIKNAKAQFDVPIIASINCFSADEWVDFAQQIQESGADALELNVFMVNTDKNSDPAEYEQLYHDVITNVSKVVSIPISIKLGMYFSNLVNVVNKLSVSGAKGVVMFNRFYEPDIDIDKMTITSSEVFSSPHDMQHTLRWVAIMSDKVDNIDISASTGIHDGEAVIKQLLAGASTVQVCSTIYKNGAAVIANMKAELESWMDKKGFATINDFKGKMNYGTIGDPHLYERAQFMKYFSKHE
- a CDS encoding YggS family pyridoxal phosphate-dependent enzyme, with amino-acid sequence MSIKENLLNITQQVGGRACLVAVSKTKPNEDILEAYEAGQRIFGENKVQELAAKYESLPKDIQWHMIGHLQTNKVKYIAPFVQLIHGVDSIKLLKMINKEGLKNNRKIPVLLQMHIAEEETKFGFSKSELLEILNQKTLEELTHVTIKGLMGMATYTDDEAQIRKEFASLKNLFEELKQEVFTTNNDFTEISMGMSGDFILAIEEGSTMVRVGSSIFGKRNYSK